The DNA region TGTTGCAAATAAAAGCGAAGTATTTCTATATATTCTGACATACAAAGCAATAAATCCAACCAAAATACCAAAAACAATTAATTTCATCACCTCTTCACCAGAAAGAAGCCCTGTACCTGAAGAGATTAATATTCCCAAAAATATTGCTACGCCAATACACGCAGCTAGAAATAAAATGTAATTCCAATTCTCAGAAACAACCGGGTACTGGTAATGTCTCTCTCCATAGCTATTGATAAACCATCCAATAGAAACATATAAAAATATGACAAGTGCTATAACAATTACTTTTGAATTCGATGCACCAAGAGCATTGTTAATGTGTACTATAAAGTCGTTAAACATTTTTTTCCTTTATTTGTTTTAATAAGGAATAATAGAGTATTGAAGTGACAAATATAGTCAATTTGTAAATAAAAACTGGGATATATTTATTGTGAAGACTTTTATGGCAAATCCATAAAAATTATTGGGTCAGTATGTAATTAAGATCTTCCACTGTTAGAAAAAACCATCGAAAAGTTTCAATCCCCTTATAATCGGGTCAGTATGTAATTTAAAAAAGACGGTAAGAGTAAAAGTTTAGCTTTTGTTTCAATCCCCTTATAATCGGGTCAGTATGTAATATATCTATCTAGAGAATTAATCAATTTCATCGAGTTTCAATCCCCTTATAATCGGGTCAGTATGTAATAAAAAACTAAAGAGGTTAAATTAGAGCGAAATAGGTTTCAATCCCCTTATAATCGGGTCAGTATGTAATCAAAGACAGGAAGGAAAATCGATATACACACAGGTTTCAATCCCCTTATAATCGGGTCAGTATGTAATAGCAGAGAATGCCGATACTATCGCACTTTCATTTCTTAGGTAAACCTTACATGATGAAAAATGGCACTTTTTTAAGGTTAAACGCCTTACAAACGCCCTTTTTTGCATCAATGATTTTTTAAACGAAACTTTCACGTTTTATCGATTTCTGCTTGTACATACATCATTTTATATTTTTCTATCTTATAGTTCTCTCAAAGAGAAGTTAAAGAAAAAATCAGAAACAAAGAATTGTCTTATAACCTCTTAAGAAGTATCATCCAATATGGCTAAGATTGAAACTCGTAAGCGTGATGCCAAGTACCCTTATAGAGAATGGCTTACGAGTTTTATCGCAAAATAATGGATTTAATGCCGTAGGTAGAAATACAACTAAAAAACGATGTAATAGTTACTAAATTGCGTCTACTTTACTTGTGAAAAAATCGTCCCTAGTCCTCCAGTAGCTCCTTCAAGGCTATGTTTAAGATCTGTAGGAATAAACACAACTTTGCTATTATTTGAGTTACCCAAATGCATAACACTGTCAATATAGCGCTGTGCTAAAAGGTAGCTTGCCGCATCTCCAACTTTAATTTGTGATGCAATGACTACCATAGCTTCCTTATCACCATTAGCCAGAGCTACTTTTGCTTCAGCTTCTTTTTTAGACGCTTCATATTTTCCCTCTGCTTCAAGAATCAAAGATTGTTTGAATCCCTCTGCTTTAGTGATAGCAGCTTGTTTTTCACCTTCAGCTTTCATAATAAGAGCTTTTTTCTCACGTTGCGCTGCGGCTTGTTTTTCCATTGCTTCTTGCAAAGTATCACTCGGTCTAATGTCTTGCACTTCAACGGCAGTAAGTGATAATCCCCATTGTTCAAGGTGGTCACTAATCTTTTCAGACACTGAAGATTTAATGATTTCCCGACCTGAAAGTGCTGTATCAAGCTCCATATTGCCAATGACAGAACGAAGCGTTGTTGCTGCCATATTGGCAACGGCAAGTTCAAAATTGTCAATAGAATAAACCGCTTTGGCAGGATCACTGATCTTATAAAACACAACGGCACTAATGATAACAACGGCATTATCTTTTGTGATAACTTCTTGAGCTTTCATCTGTTGAATGAGCTCTTTTGTATTAAGCCTCATTTGTACTTTATCAAAAACAGGGATGAGAAAATTAAGACCCGGTTTTAGAACTGTATGAAACTTACCCAATCGCTCAATAATCCACTCTTCACCTTGTGGTACAATGCGTACCATTTGGTAGAGTAAATAACCACCTGCTAAAAGTAAAATGATAAAAAATGATAAGCTTAACCCCGTACTACTGTCCATAACAATCCTTTATATAATTTGTTTAACAACTAAATAAGTACCATGTGTTGCAACGATTTTAACGGTTGCAGCATTTGGTATCTCAACACCATTTTCAGATACAGCTTTCCACTGAGTGCTTCCCAATACAGGACTTGACAACATAACACTGCCCTGTATTCCCTCTTTTAAATCACATTCAACTTTTCCACGGATACCTATAAATTCATCAGATTGCCCTAATTTGCTGGAAGTTGTATCACCCATTTTTTGACGTTTAAAAATAAACGATCCTACAAACATCCCCACCAAAGCAATTAATATCTGCCAAATAAGTGAATTTGGCTGAAAATATGAAAGCACTGCCGAGCCAAAAAAGCCAACACCAATAAAACCTGCAAAAAAAGTAGGACTCGCTACTTCAAAAACAATAGCACAAATACCAAAAATACCCCAAATATACCATGGCATACGCTGCCTCCATTGCACAAGATTATTTATAAAGCTATTGCACTTTCATCTACAATATTGTACCTATTATTTTCATCAACAGATTTATAACACATGTAAATAAAGAGAATAAGACCGCCAATGTATGGTAAAAAACTATAAAGCTGATGCCAACCGCTCATATTTAGATCATGAAAACGACGTGTTGTAATACTGAGTGTTGGAAAAAGATACAAAGGAATTAAAAGAATGGATGAAATTGCTTCGATCGTACTAAAAATACTTTTTGTATCACCTTTTGCTAGTGCATCTGATAAAAATATCAAACCTAATACTGAGAGAAGTAAGATGGTGTGCATTACAGCAAATAACCAAAACGATTTTCTACTTGTTCGCCCTTTATAAACGAATGTTTTTTTTAATTCTGAAAAATAATTTGAAAACATGTAACGCTCCTTTAAAAATATAAAAGGAACTTTACATGTCATTAGTGACAAAAACTGTCTTTTAAGAGAAATTTATAGGGATATAAGTTCACTTTGACTAGATAGGAATACATATCTGAGAATGAACAATCTATTAGACTTTTTTTAACATGTAATATTGATTCTTTTTATTTGAATCCTCTTTTTTGGAAAGGGCAAATTTCAGTATGTACTCAAATTCTTCTATATCATCTGCGTTTAGATTGAATTTACCTGATACTATGGCGTAACGATAGGCTTTATCTATGTTTAGTTTAGGGTATCGAGCCACGAGTTCGTTGAATTTATCGGAGTTTGTGATTCTATGTTGTCTATTCCTATATGTGTTGTATGTTTTATCAAATAGTTTTTTTGATGCAGCTTCTAACTGTTTTCTGTTTTCTTCACTCTTTGGTTCAAATATATTTTTTGTAAATTTTACAAAAAGACTTCTACTGATCTTATAGCCATTTACAAAATATTCTCTGTAAGCTTTTTTTATCCAAGTATTAGCAATTTTTTCAAGCCGTGATTTACTACTTTCTGCTTTGATATTATCGATTTTATCCATGCCTTCAATGATTTTTGTGACTTCATCATCTTCCTGAGTTATATCCCACAAAATACCTGTTACCGCATTAATGGGTCTATCTTTGGCAACATAGGCTCGTTTAAATCCTTTATCTGTTAGTTTGTCATATAGATATTGGAACGCATCTTTTGAGTATTTGTGCATATCTAAAAGTGAACAATCTATTATATTTTTTTTCTTTGACATATAATTTCTCCTATAAAATGGCATCAATGTATTTTTTTGCTTCTTGATTCGTCACCTTAACATATCGATCCGTTGTATCGATTTTTGCATGATTCATCAACTCTTTAATAACAAAAGCATTAGCACCACGTTTGGAAAGTAATGAACCAAAAGAGTGTCTAAGCGTGTATAATGTAACTTTATTGATTCTATCGTTTACCTGTAAGCCTTGATTAAACAAAAGATCCATGGTGGGCTGTGTTTGCTTTTTAATGCCAATGTAAGACATATGTGAACTTTTATCTAACATTGGATTTTCTCGATAAAAGAGGTACTCTTCAGGGTTTAAATATTCTACCCATTGTTGCAATGCTTCACGTAGTCTTGAATGAATGGCAACTGAATAAGATGGTCTATTTTTCATGGCAATAAACGTTATTTTATTGAAAGAAAAATCAATATTTTTACATTGCAAATTCAATATTGCTTTTGGTCTTGCTCCCGTAAAGATAGCAATTAGAACGAACAAATAGGCTTTTTGTTTATGCAATAACGATTTTAATAAAAGCTCAATCTCATTTTCAGACAAAATTCGTTTACGCTGATTATTCAATGCTAGCAGCTTTACTTTAGAACATGGATTCACCATATTAATACGATCCGTGAAAACCGCATAATTAATAATCGCTTTAAGTTGCGCTAAGTAGTAATTAACAGAAGCAGCACGATAGCCTTTTTCTATCAATTTTTGTTTGAATCTTTGTATCTTTTCTGCTCTTAATGTCAGTATATTATCTAATCCAAATACTGGTGAGATTTGATGCATATATTTCAAATAAGCATCTCTATGATTTTTCATATCAGATTTTTCGTTGAAATAATATGTAGCTAGCTGATTTAGCGTTATAATCTCTTGGAATTTATTCTTTTTGATGTAGAGAGGCTCCTCTAAATCTTCTAACTCAATCATTGTTTTACGTCTTTGTACGACGGCATCTCTTTCAGAATAACCGTTAGATTTAAGCCCTACTTTTACCCAACGTTTTTTACCATCAATATCCTTATATGTATAGTAAAATGATGTATCGCCGTTATCCAGCACCTCTTTATATACGCCCACATTTGACTTCGATTTTACACGAGCCATTTCTACCCCATTTCTACCCTAAAAAGAAGAGTACTGATGAATGTTGATAGAAACTGGTTATCTATCTGAGAAACAGTATAATGTGAATAAACGTCTATTTCAAGGGGTTTTTAGTGGTTATGAAGACTATTGAGGATTGCTGAGTTTTACTGATGAAAAGGCATGTTACAAATCGAAACGATACTTGTTTATTATCAATACCATGTTTCTTTTTTTTATCAAATACTCCGATTGTAAGGAGCTTTTCTGTGCACTACAAGTTTTCTACCTTATTCCCATACAAAAGTGTCACTATTGACTATTGTATCAATTTTTGTGTTGTTTTAAAATTAAGATGCTAAAGAGTTAAAAGAAAAAATGTTAGAAGAAAAAAACGCTCGAACCGGGCAATTCGAGCGTTGATCTTAAAAATTGGTAGGTTCTACACAAAAAGGAGGTATGTGTCTTACAAGTGAAAGTATAGGCTTATACCTTAAACAAGATATGAACCATTCGTTAATAAAAACTAAACCTGTAAAAATCGTTCATATTCTTTACATGTAAACCCTAATCAATCCGTTTGTAAACCACCCATGCGATCCATGTTGCGATGATGCCTGTTCCGATGGCTGCTGATAAAAAGACCTCAGGGATTCGCCATGAAGCGTCCAATAAAACCATCGTAAGCACCGCACCAACGACCATAAACAGGGCATTTAAGATGTTGTTGGCAGCGATGATGCGTGAGCGAAAGGATGGGTCACTTTGGCTTTGCATGATGGCGTAAAGCGGTACGCTAAAGAGTCCTCCAAAAAGAGCGATCAGTGTCAAATCAACTAAAATGTGCCAAAAGGTGATGCTTGAAAAGAGTCTTTCGATGGGCACAAAACTCGAAGAGGTTAACGCAAAGTCGATTCCAAAAAATGCCATGCCCAAAGCACCCAGTATGATCAAAGAAGGGCGAATCGTGTGGTGGCTTAGTTTTTCGCATAAGAACGAGCCCACACCGATGCCGACGGTAAAGAGACTGAGCAGAAGCGTTACGGTGGTTTCATCGCCTTCTAAAACGATTTTGACAAACGCTGGGAATTGTGAAAGTAACAGTGCGCCGTAAAGCCAAAACCATGAGATAGCGATGATGGAGAGAAATACGGTTTTGTTCGCATAAGAGAGTTTGAGCGTTTGTGCCGTTTGCGAAAAAATATTGTACGAAAGACTCATTTGTGCATTGAGCGAAGGTGCGGTAGGAATGGAGCGACTGCACACGTAACCGATCAGTGCGATTGCCATGCCCATAATACCTGCGATGATGCCACCATACGCGGAAGCTGCGATCAGCCCTCCTCCAAGCGTGCCTAACAAAATCGCTCCAAACGTTCCCGACTCGACCAACGCGTTTGCCGTAACCAGCTCGTTTTCGCCCATATGTTGGGGAATGATGGCGTATTTGATCGGACCAAAAAGCGTTGAGTGCAAGCCCATACCAAAGACTACGACCAACAGCAGACTGAACCAATGCATGTAAAAGCCAAGCGTGGCGATGCTCATCAAACCAAACTCCAAAAGCTTGACCAAACGCGTCAATGCCGCCTTGTCGTATTTATCCGCCAGAGCTCCTGCCAGCCCCGAAAAGAGAAAAAAGGGCACAATAAAAATCGCCCCAATAAGCGGCGCTAAAACTTCTAAAGGTAAACTCGTCCAAGAACCTGCGTGAAACGTGACCAAAATAGCCAAGGTATTTTTAAAAATATTGTCGTTAAACGCACCTAAAAACTGTACCGTAAACAACGGCGCAAACCGTTTGGTTTTTAAAAGGTAAAAAGCACTCATGCGATCTCGCTTGCCATAGATTTTAACGTAACATAATCGGTCTTGCCCGTACCCAAAAGTGGAAGCGTCTCCAGATGGACGATCTTTCTAGGAACTGCAATTTCGGGGTAACCGTTGCTTTGCGCACTTTTTTGCAATGCTTCACGATTGAGGTTTTTATCGGTCGTAAACAGCACGATCGCTTCGCCTCTAGCGACATCGGGAATGGAGGAGCTTGCATGCAAAAAGCCACTGGATGTGAGTGTCGCTAGTTTTTCGACGGACTCTAAAGAAATCATCTCGCCTGCGATTTTGGCAAAGCGTTTCACACGCCCTTTGATCTGCACAAACCCAGCCTCATCAATGCTCACGATATCGCCCGTGTTGTACCATCCCTCGCCTGCTTCGGAGGTCGGTTTTTCCAAAACGCCTGGATTTTCGGCGCGTAAATAGCCGCTCATGACATTCGCACCTTTTACATGTAAAATGCCGCCATCCTCAATGCCAGCAACGGGAACAAGCTTACTCTCAATGCCTGGCAATATCTGCCCTACCGTGCCTTTTTTATACGCCATCGGTGTGTTAACCGCGATGACAGGCGCAGTTTCAGTCGCACCATACCCTTCAAAAATGCGTAAACCAAACTTCTCAAACCAAAGCTCACGTACGTTTTCAGAGAGTTTTTCCGCCCCAGCGATGACGTAGCGCAC from Sulfurospirillum diekertiae includes:
- a CDS encoding tyrosine-type recombinase/integrase; this translates as MARVKSKSNVGVYKEVLDNGDTSFYYTYKDIDGKKRWVKVGLKSNGYSERDAVVQRRKTMIELEDLEEPLYIKKNKFQEIITLNQLATYYFNEKSDMKNHRDAYLKYMHQISPVFGLDNILTLRAEKIQRFKQKLIEKGYRAASVNYYLAQLKAIINYAVFTDRINMVNPCSKVKLLALNNQRKRILSENEIELLLKSLLHKQKAYLFVLIAIFTGARPKAILNLQCKNIDFSFNKITFIAMKNRPSYSVAIHSRLREALQQWVEYLNPEEYLFYRENPMLDKSSHMSYIGIKKQTQPTMDLLFNQGLQVNDRINKVTLYTLRHSFGSLLSKRGANAFVIKELMNHAKIDTTDRYVKVTNQEAKKYIDAIL
- a CDS encoding NfeD family protein yields the protein MPWYIWGIFGICAIVFEVASPTFFAGFIGVGFFGSAVLSYFQPNSLIWQILIALVGMFVGSFIFKRQKMGDTTSSKLGQSDEFIGIRGKVECDLKEGIQGSVMLSSPVLGSTQWKAVSENGVEIPNAATVKIVATHGTYLVVKQII
- a CDS encoding MFS transporter; its protein translation is MSAFYLLKTKRFAPLFTVQFLGAFNDNIFKNTLAILVTFHAGSWTSLPLEVLAPLIGAIFIVPFFLFSGLAGALADKYDKAALTRLVKLLEFGLMSIATLGFYMHWFSLLLVVVFGMGLHSTLFGPIKYAIIPQHMGENELVTANALVESGTFGAILLGTLGGGLIAASAYGGIIAGIMGMAIALIGYVCSRSIPTAPSLNAQMSLSYNIFSQTAQTLKLSYANKTVFLSIIAISWFWLYGALLLSQFPAFVKIVLEGDETTVTLLLSLFTVGIGVGSFLCEKLSHHTIRPSLIILGALGMAFFGIDFALTSSSFVPIERLFSSITFWHILVDLTLIALFGGLFSVPLYAIMQSQSDPSFRSRIIAANNILNALFMVVGAVLTMVLLDASWRIPEVFLSAAIGTGIIATWIAWVVYKRID
- a CDS encoding DUF805 domain-containing protein, with the translated sequence MFSNYFSELKKTFVYKGRTSRKSFWLFAVMHTILLLSVLGLIFLSDALAKGDTKSIFSTIEAISSILLIPLYLFPTLSITTRRFHDLNMSGWHQLYSFLPYIGGLILFIYMCYKSVDENNRYNIVDESAIAL
- a CDS encoding SPFH domain-containing protein, with the translated sequence MDSSTGLSLSFFIILLLAGGYLLYQMVRIVPQGEEWIIERLGKFHTVLKPGLNFLIPVFDKVQMRLNTKELIQQMKAQEVITKDNAVVIISAVVFYKISDPAKAVYSIDNFELAVANMAATTLRSVIGNMELDTALSGREIIKSSVSEKISDHLEQWGLSLTAVEVQDIRPSDTLQEAMEKQAAAQREKKALIMKAEGEKQAAITKAEGFKQSLILEAEGKYEASKKEAEAKVALANGDKEAMVVIASQIKVGDAASYLLAQRYIDSVMHLGNSNNSKVVFIPTDLKHSLEGATGGLGTIFSQVK